Below is a genomic region from Ascaphus truei isolate aAscTru1 chromosome 5, aAscTru1.hap1, whole genome shotgun sequence.
TCCTCTTTCACTGAAAGGGGGAAGACTGCCTGTGACCCTAAAACACCAACATCCTGTGTGTCTCCTTATAGAAATCACTTTTCTTTTCCCGTCAGCCCGATCCTATAGAAACTAGCCTCAATCCCTAGAGAAATCCCCATTTTCACTTTAATCCCAAACTTCAGTCAAAGGGTTTATGTGGATTTTCTGACCTTTGACCTGGGGGTAATATTTGAACATGTTCCCTCACGTTTGGCCAGGGTAGGGGTGAGATTTGGGAGTCCCTGACCATTGCGCTGTGTCACATCTGACCTGGGAGATGACATTTGTGGCCGCTGATCATTGACCTCAGGGATTGATATTTGAGGCTCCCAGACCTTCAAACTGgagctatggggggggggggggggtctctgaccTTTGACTTGGGGCTCTTCCACCTCCATCTTCTCAACCTTGTGGAGTCCCTGAGGTGGCTTAatttcttcctcttcctcctcttcgtCTCTGAAAAGCCACCCAGAGTGTGCGAGTGGGAGCTGTACCGGCTGATTCCGGGAGTCATTCCTCAGCCCAGGGTCATCCAGGAACTGGGGAGAAGAGCAGGAAAAAAGGGACGCGTTACATCATTAACACCTCCTCTGCCAGAGACTAGAGCAGCCCCTCCAACGTTCCCCAAATGTACTAATGCCAAGTCTCCCGCCCCACCTTGTCGTTCTCCAGCATGCGCAGGATCTGCTTGGTCTCCTCTTCCGTTTCCCGCTTCTCTCGCTTGATGTTAATGATGTGGGAGGGCCCGAGGTCCGCAGTTTCAGATGGCTTGTCCCACGCTCCTGGGAAAGAAGCACGAGGCAGGATCGGAGCACGTGTTAGGTTAGAGGGTCAGATGCACCTCGGGATAAAAGGGCCCTATTTGACTTTAGGAATTCAGATGCACACAACCTCTCTATCGTCCGAAGAGTCTGCCCCGCACTCATTACCTTTCTTTTTGAGCTGTTCCGCGGGTCCCTGCTCAAAGATGGAGTGGCTCTGGATGACCTGAGGTTTCCCGCGTCCTCTCCCCGGCCCATCCCCCCGACGCTCCCTCACACGCTCCGCTCGCTCCACCTTCACGGATACCTCCTCCTTGGGCCTATGGGGGGAAAAAGTGTGGTGAGaaaagagggaaaggaggggggagagaacagaggggacagaaaagaaggtgatacagggggggggggaagaagcaatatgggggagagaaaaggggatatgggggggggggagaagaggggatatGAGGGTGGAGAAGAGGGgatatgagggggagaagagaggggatatggggggggagaagaaaggggatatgggggggagaagaaaggatatgggggaagaagaggggatatttggggggaaaagaggggataaaaggggggaaaagaggggatatagggggggagaagaggggatatagggggggagcagaggggatataggggggagaggggatatgggGGGAGGAAAAAAAGGGGATACGAGGGGGAGGAAAAAAGAGGGGATACAagggggaggaaaagaggggatatgacggggggaaaaaggggatatgaggggggagaaaagaggggatatgagggggagaaaggggatatgggggggggagaaaaaagaaTATGGGGCGAGAAAAGAGGATATGAGGGAGAAAAGGGAATatgggggagaaaaggggaatgggggagaaaaGAGGATATGAGGGAGAAAAGAGGGGATATGGGGGAGGGTGGGAAATAGTTGGAGGTGGAGGAGAAAAGAGGGAtggggagaaaagaggggggtgggggagaaaagaGTGGGATGGGGGAGAAAAGAGTGGGATGGGGGGAAAAGAGTGGGATGGGAGAGAGCAGGCATCACACGGACTCCTCTTTTATTTTCCTGCTGATGATATTGGGAGCGAAGGTTTTCTGAAAGAGAGTACAGGACACAGGTTACCTGGGCAGATATAGAGGGGCACActactcgcccccccccccttaccccccgcGTCCCCGCAACACCACTTGAACACTCAACACGTTAAACAGGACGACTAAATCATTAACCCCGTTGAAGTCAGAGCACGGTGTTGCAGCAAGGGGGTTAAACGTCTGTCCCAAATATAGTGTAGTAGTCACCTCTACTTTATCACAAACCCCATACGTGAGACGCCAATAAGTGAGAGGTGCCACTGACCCAATTACCTGAATCCCActccgtgtcacacagtgcatctcAGCGACTGTCACTCACCTTTCTGACCCCACCAAGGGTGAGATCCCGGGAGCGGATGGAGGGGAGGCGCCCTGGGGTGACAGGGGTGGAGGGTCTGCGTCCCACCAGCCCTCGTGCCCCTGTGAGAGGGGTACGACCACCCGCGGGAGTAGAGTCATTGCTGGAAGCCCCTTCAGACATCCtgccagagagagtgtggtaAGTCAAAGTCAACAGAGCAAAGCAACAcaagggggagtgagggaagagATAGGGGAGCAGAGCATCGCGGGGGAAAGAGTGCCAAgatcgaggaggaggggggaggaggtccGAGTATTGtatgggggggggaaacagagcatggcgggggggagggggcatgatCCTATGCGGGGATGGGTAAATGGGTAAAAGGGCAGAGTCTTTGGGTGGGGGGAGGATAGAGGGCAGAGTCTTTGGGTGGGAGGAGGTTAGAGGGCAGAGTCTTTGGGTGGGAGGAGGATAGAGGGCAGAGTCTTTGGGTGGGAGGAGGTTAGAGGGCAGAGTCTTTGGGTGGGAGGAGGTTAGAGGGCAGAGTCtttgagcgggggggaggggagagataaagAACAGAAACTGTTTTGGTGATGCAAGCGAGGGTCCCAC
It encodes:
- the POLR3D gene encoding DNA-directed RNA polymerase III subunit RPC4, whose product is MSEGASSNDSTPAGGRTPLTGARGLVGRRPSTPVTPGRLPSIRSRDLTLGGVRKKTFAPNIISRKIKEEPKEEVSVKVERAERVRERRGDGPGRGRGKPQVIQSHSIFEQGPAEQLKKKGAWDKPSETADLGPSHIINIKREKRETEEETKQILRMLENDKFLDDPGLRNDSRNQPVQLPLAHSGWLFRDEEEEEEEIKPPQGLHKVEKMEVEEPQVKVKEEPMEDEEGEMKLGLTPCKPPVVRRPPERKDVSLPELLETLRVSGEERLLFLQLPDTLPGQPPTQDSRPIKSEVQSEDGHTLLVKDKVQEAQAADDSCSLRDVSEGQIGRLVVRRSGKVQLVLGKVTLDVTMGTSCSFLQELVSVSVGDSRGGEMMVLGHVQHKLVCSPDFESLLEGRQR